The Pyrus communis chromosome 2, drPyrComm1.1, whole genome shotgun sequence genome includes a window with the following:
- the LOC137727101 gene encoding stigma-specific STIG1-like protein 3, giving the protein MALAITLSATPDQEESFLVKENNDTDDATESMQSEKTASLTGRSRFLASRAAVPTCDKYPRVCRATGSAGRDCCKKKCVDTNTDRVNCGMCGKKCKYGETCCKGKCVNPRSDKKNCGSCNNKCKKGSSCVYGMCSYA; this is encoded by the coding sequence ATGGCTTTAGCCATTACTCTCTCTGCAACACCAGACCAAGAAGAATCGTTCTTGGTCAAGGAAAATAATGATACAGATGATGCAACCGAAAGCATGCAGTCAGAAAAAACTGCTTCTCTTACCGGAAGAAGCCGCTTCCTTGCCTCCCGGGCCGCTGTGCCCACATGCGACAAATACCCTAGAGTTTGTCGGGCGACGGGCAGCGCAGGGCGAGATTGCTGCAAGAAGAAATGCGTGGATACGAACACAGACAGAGTAAACTGTGGCATGTGTGGGAAGAAATGCAAGTACGGGGAGACATGCTGCAAAGGCAAGTGTGTGAACCCTAGGTCTGACAAGAAAAATTGTGGGAGCTGCAACAACAAGTGCAAGAAAGGCAGTTCATGTGTCTATGGGATGTGCAGCTATGCATGA
- the LOC137726812 gene encoding putative pectate lyase 2, whose amino-acid sequence MASLAPHVLSLLCFLTYIAPTFQAYSPDYSTTPKITLKNIMNVVDSCWRTKSNWATNRRALADCAVGFGKDALGGKYGRTYVVTTSNDDPVNPKPGSLRYGVIQTQPLWIVFAKDMVITLKNELIMNSFKTIDGRGAKVEIAYGPCITVQGISHVILHGISIHDCKPGKGGNVRSTPTHIGKRRGCDGDAIAVFASSHVWIDHCFLARSADGLLDVTHASTAVTITNNYFSQHDKVMLLGHNDNFSADKNMRVTIAFNRFGAGLVERMPRVRFGYAHVANNRYDEWKMYAVGGSANPTIFSEGNYFIAPETSYAKQVTKREAGGSWNNWKWRSSGDVFKNGAFFVQSGYGSCYPLYSRKQSFKVSPGAMVPALTSNAGPLRCFIDKIC is encoded by the exons ATGGCCTCCCTAGCCCCTCACGTATTATCTCTCTTATGTTTTTTAACTTATATTGCTCCAACATTTCAAGCCTATTCCCCAGACTACTCCACCACCCCCAAAATCACTCTCAAAAACATTATGAACGTGGTAGACTCGTGTTGGCGCACCAAATCCAATTGGGCCACCAACCGCCGCGCCTTGGCCGACTGCGCAGTAGGCTTTGGCAAAGACGCATTGGGAGGAAAATACGGGCGTACTTACGTAGTCACAACCTCAAATGATGACCCAGTAAACCCTAAACCCGGCTCACTTCGTTACGGGGTGATCCAAACGCAGCCATTATGGATCGTTTTTGCCAAGGACATGGTGATCACGCTAAAAAATGAGCTCATTATGAATAGTTTCAAGACCATAGATGGTAGAGGTGCTAAAGTTGAAATTGCGTACGGACCATGCATAACGGTGCAGGGCATTAGCCACGTTATTTTACATGGAATAAGCATTCATGATTGTAAGCCTGGGAAGGGTGGGAATGTTAGGAGCACTCCTACACATATTGGGAAGCGTCGAGGTTGCGACGGAGACGCTATTGCTGTCTTTGCTTCTTCGCATGTGTGGATAGACCATTGTTTCCTAGCTCGTAGCGCAGATGGCCTCCTTGATGTCACCCATGCTTCCACTGCCGTCACCATCACAAACAACTATTTCTCTCAGCATGACAAA GTGATGTTGCTTGGTCACAATGACAATTTTAGTGCAGATAAAAATATGAGAGTCACAATCGCCTTTAACCGTTTTGGGGCTGGCCTTGTTGAAAGAATGCCAAG ggttaggTTTGGGTATGCGCACGTGGCCAACAATAGATATGACGAGTGGAAAATGTATGCCGTAGGAGGCAGTGCCAATCCAACAATTTTCAGTGAGGGGAACTACTTCATAGCCCCTGAGACTTCTTATGCCAAACAGGTTACAAAGAGAGAGGCTGGAGGCAGTTGGAATAATTGGAAATGGAGATCTTCAGGGGATGTGTTCAAGAATGGTGCTTTTTTTGTTCAATCTGGATATGGAAGCTGCTATCCACTTTACTCTCGAAAGCAGTCGTTTAAGGTCTCTCCAGGAGCCATGGTTCCTGCTTTAACCTCAAATGCAGGTCCTCTACGCTGCTTTATTGACAAAATATGTTAA
- the LOC137724465 gene encoding stigma-specific STIG1-like protein 1 — translation MAMKLMNIFFTLLAAMAIVGAENFHDDHIEDVEMRTSTEAEATKFPEIPDEEEATTSLRGVNRFVYNHNKNIPLPSYNCDNFPRVCRAKNSLGPDCCKKKCVDVKTDRYNCGICRYRCKYTEICCRGKCVNASFDKRHCGGCNQKCKKGDFCVYGMCHYA, via the coding sequence ATGGCCATGAAGTTGATGAACATCTTCTTTACCCTCCTAGCAGCAATGGCCATTGTTGGAGCTGAAAATTTCCACGATGATCATATCGAAGACGTGGAAATGCGGACAAGTACTGAAGCAGAAGCAACTAAATTTCCTGAAATAccagatgaagaagaagcaaCTACTTCTCTAAGAGGAGTGAACCGTTTTGTTTataatcataataaaaatataccACTGCCCAGTTATAATTGCGACAACTTTCCTAGGGTTTGTCGTGCGAAGAACAGCCTGGGGCCAGACTGCTGCAAGAAGAAATGTGTTGACGTGAAGACTGATCGGTACAACTGTGGGATTTGCCGCTACAGATGCAAGTACACAGAGATTTGTTGCAGGGGCAAGTGCGTCAATGCATCGTTTGACAAGAGGCATTGTGGTGGGTGCAATCAGAAGTGCAAGAAGGGAGACTTCTGTGTTTATGGGATGTGCCATTATGCATGA